One part of the Spirochaetota bacterium genome encodes these proteins:
- a CDS encoding tetratricopeptide repeat protein has translation MITYILVSLFIISAFLYYLVYIRPKFSPLYKAQQLVAQNQIHDAIVEYKKVIDEYPDDFVVHYRIADLYLALGEIDQAVIHFEKVLEIGKFNYEVDQLSVQKKLAKSYYMRDEIEKAFQTYMDILKNYPADIESLYHIAFICLGQEEFDIAQRYFDRLVKLKNDNYEILFGAGICYYQNMRIQDAIDNFKLAVQIKPQSEIAQIAAAFACNRKRDYRQALGYISRIADTAQDPDVLYLAKRFQAFMLMRLKKHDEGIKLFQDLLDVARKNANDDAELLALYDLGYAYLKNEQTSLAYEAWNELYRRDRNYRNIQYLVTQLRKEMEVDKFSKEESVSVTETITTWMDDAFPQNLLWEMCGLKSTKKYNLKDIVVTTKISYDDGKTVSASDDVMDRYISLDTENFRIISNRLVSKMGFKVDQILQTYREADGVDFLAINPETRDKVLVWVRRWDKTNVGEITLRNFAQAINDIKAQQGIFITTADLTQAAKESLKKLSKVTVIYPEEITKLLRGLI, from the coding sequence ATGATTACGTATATTCTGGTATCTTTGTTTATTATAAGTGCTTTCCTGTACTACCTTGTCTATATACGACCAAAGTTTAGCCCTTTATATAAAGCCCAACAGCTGGTTGCGCAAAATCAAATACATGATGCTATAGTTGAGTACAAAAAAGTAATTGATGAATATCCTGATGATTTTGTTGTCCACTATCGCATTGCTGACCTGTATTTAGCCTTAGGAGAGATTGACCAGGCAGTTATCCATTTTGAAAAGGTACTTGAAATAGGGAAATTCAATTATGAAGTTGACCAGCTTTCAGTACAAAAGAAATTGGCTAAATCATACTATATGCGGGATGAGATTGAAAAAGCATTTCAAACGTATATGGACATTCTTAAAAATTATCCTGCCGATATTGAATCCCTTTACCATATTGCGTTTATCTGTCTTGGTCAAGAAGAGTTTGATATAGCACAGCGTTATTTTGATAGACTGGTAAAGCTTAAGAATGACAATTATGAAATTCTTTTTGGAGCGGGTATATGTTATTACCAGAATATGCGTATACAGGATGCTATCGATAATTTTAAATTAGCAGTGCAGATAAAACCGCAATCAGAGATTGCCCAGATAGCTGCTGCATTTGCGTGTAATCGCAAACGTGATTATCGTCAGGCGTTAGGATATATTTCCAGGATTGCAGATACAGCCCAGGATCCTGATGTGCTGTATCTTGCAAAAAGATTTCAGGCCTTTATGTTGATGCGCCTGAAAAAGCATGATGAAGGAATAAAGCTATTTCAGGATTTACTGGATGTTGCACGAAAGAATGCAAATGATGATGCAGAACTTCTGGCATTATATGATCTGGGATATGCATATTTAAAAAATGAACAGACTTCTTTAGCATATGAAGCATGGAATGAGCTTTACCGAAGAGATAGAAACTATAGAAATATACAATATCTCGTAACACAATTGCGCAAGGAAATGGAGGTTGATAAATTCAGCAAAGAAGAATCGGTATCCGTTACAGAAACTATCACAACATGGATGGATGATGCATTTCCACAAAATTTATTATGGGAAATGTGTGGGTTAAAAAGTACAAAAAAATATAATTTAAAAGATATCGTTGTTACCACTAAAATAAGTTATGATGATGGAAAAACAGTCAGTGCTTCAGATGATGTCATGGACAGGTATATTTCATTAGACACTGAAAATTTCAGGATTATTTCCAACAGATTGGTGTCAAAAATGGGTTTTAAGGTTGATCAGATATTACAAACATATCGTGAAGCGGATGGTGTTGATTTTTTGGCAATTAATCCTGAAACAAGGGATAAAGTATTAGTCTGGGTCAGGCGGTGGGATAAAACAAATGTAGGTGAAATAACGTTACGAAATTTTGCACAGGCCATTAATGATATAAAAGCACAACAGGGTATATTTATTACAACTGCTGATCTTACTCAGGCAGCTAAAGAAAGCTTAAAGAAGCTCTCAAAAGTTACTGTTATATATCCAGAAGAGATTACAAAATTACTACGAGGGCTTATATAA
- a CDS encoding STAS domain-containing protein, giving the protein MNLQTKKVGNVVVVYLQGRLDVHLSADIEKEINKLIKDEPNTHLLLNLSGVEYMSSSGLRIFVSTMRILKESNRKLKLCNMNSAVKKIFEVVELMDMFEIYDTEEEAIASFK; this is encoded by the coding sequence ATGAATCTTCAAACGAAGAAAGTTGGCAATGTTGTTGTAGTATATTTGCAGGGGCGTTTAGATGTGCATCTTTCCGCTGATATTGAGAAAGAAATAAATAAATTAATTAAGGATGAGCCAAATACTCATCTATTATTAAATCTTTCAGGTGTAGAATATATGAGCAGCAGTGGATTGAGAATATTTGTTTCCACTATGCGGATATTGAAAGAATCAAATCGAAAATTAAAGCTTTGTAATATGAATAGTGCTGTTAAGAAGATATTTGAAGTTGTTGAGCTTATGGATATGTTTGAAATATATGATACTGAAGAAGAAGCCATAGCTTCTTTTAAATAA
- a CDS encoding tetratricopeptide repeat protein: protein MLVTYAIIFLFIIILVIFILYFANIYIFPRKLEEIQQLIESGQTKIAIRKLNDIIEKDDRNHYAHYLLALAYEKENNIQYAILEYRQVLKISKFDDKVNEIDIRKRLASIYKARNAIEEAKKEYLLLTKLDPANYEPFYELGVIFFNAGQLEKAAPYFKKSIANNSKHSPAYYYLGQVYYRMQNYADAKQAFIEAIKIDPNDYKSHYFLGLVLRQLGDYEWAIKEFETAQKSDEIKVKCFLAKGTCFLEREQLPKAVVEFERGLKFAKRGSDTELNLRYFLADAQEKMRDLHSAISNWEKIVAINPTFRDVQEKLKAYAEFRQDDRIKDFMIAGLAQFEHTCRKMVEAMGLTVMDVDIISDTEIEIIATDTEGKWRNTRRTNKIVRILRTTDVVNDKLLRKLHEKLKEKNATRVIIITAGEFTQSAIDFSNARPIELYGKSDLLRLLKKT, encoded by the coding sequence ATGCTGGTAACATATGCAATAATATTTTTATTTATAATTATTCTTGTTATTTTCATTCTGTATTTTGCAAATATTTATATTTTCCCCCGTAAGTTAGAAGAAATTCAACAACTCATTGAATCAGGTCAAACTAAAATAGCAATACGCAAGCTTAATGATATAATAGAAAAAGATGACCGAAACCACTATGCGCATTATCTTTTAGCATTGGCGTATGAAAAGGAAAATAATATTCAGTATGCTATTCTTGAGTACAGACAGGTATTGAAAATATCAAAATTTGATGATAAGGTTAATGAGATAGATATTCGGAAACGTCTGGCAAGTATATACAAAGCGCGTAATGCCATTGAAGAAGCAAAAAAAGAATACCTGCTTTTAACTAAATTAGACCCTGCAAACTATGAGCCTTTTTATGAGTTAGGCGTTATATTTTTCAATGCAGGCCAGCTTGAGAAAGCAGCACCCTATTTTAAAAAGAGTATAGCTAATAATAGTAAACATTCTCCAGCGTATTATTATCTGGGTCAGGTGTATTACCGGATGCAGAATTATGCAGATGCAAAACAGGCTTTCATAGAAGCTATTAAAATTGACCCCAATGATTATAAATCACATTATTTTTTGGGCCTGGTGTTGCGACAGCTGGGTGATTATGAATGGGCTATTAAGGAATTTGAGACAGCTCAAAAAAGTGATGAGATTAAAGTTAAATGTTTTCTTGCAAAAGGGACTTGCTTTTTAGAGCGTGAACAACTTCCTAAAGCTGTAGTGGAGTTTGAACGGGGGCTAAAATTTGCCAAAAGGGGCAGTGATACAGAATTAAATTTGCGGTATTTTTTAGCTGACGCTCAGGAAAAAATGCGTGACCTTCATTCGGCTATATCAAATTGGGAAAAAATTGTGGCTATTAATCCAACCTTCCGTGATGTTCAGGAAAAACTTAAAGCGTATGCTGAGTTCAGGCAGGATGATCGCATTAAGGATTTTATGATTGCTGGCCTTGCACAATTTGAGCACACGTGCCGTAAAATGGTGGAAGCAATGGGTTTAACAGTTATGGATGTTGATATAATCAGTGATACTGAAATAGAAATAATTGCAACCGATACTGAAGGGAAATGGCGAAATACACGCAGAACTAATAAAATTGTACGGATTCTTAGAACAACTGATGTGGTAAATGATAAATTATTACGAAAGCTCCATGAAAAACTAAAAGAAAAAAATGCAACACGTGTTATTATTATAACTGCAGGCGAGTTTACACAGAGTGCAATTGATTTTTCAAATGCACGTCCTATTGAATTATACGGGAAAAGTGATCTTTTACGTTTATTAAAAAAAACATAA